In Marinobacterium sp. LSUCC0821, the DNA window TTGCAGATCGGTCTGTACCTAGGCTTTTAGCAACAGCGGTTTGAGTAAGACCAGGATTACGATGCACGATCTCGATAACAGCAAATAGACCAGGACTTACCCCCAGCTCTGCGCAGGTTTCTGAGAACGCACTAAAAAAAGCCAATTGAGCTCGGCGCAAACGGTAACCTAAAAGGTCTCCCAAGATACCGATATCAACTGAATCCTTTTGTCTCTTCTTACTCATCACACAATCCAAATCTAGGCCCTATCTATATCCATCTATAAACAGAGCCCAATAAATACATATATTTAAACTGTAGTAGACCACAACAATTTAAAACTAACCACAAAATGGCGATAAAAAATTGTTTATCATCTAAACAGTTTTGATAACAAACTTTAATTGATAGGTAGCTTAATTGTTTATATGATAAACAAATATTAAACAGACATTGTGCCGATGTGCGCACCAACAGAAAGAGGCCTCTCATGAGCAACTACAAATACATCAAGTTCGACGTTAACAACGGTATCGGTCACCTTCACCTAAACCGTCCTGAAAAGAAAAACGCGATCAATGACGAACTTTGTCTAGAGATCGAACAGGTGTTTATCACTATGCCTGAAGATGTGCGTGTAGTTATCTTCTCTGGCGAGGGCCCAGAGTTCTGTTCTGGTCTAGACCTAGCTGAGCACAAAGCGCGCCAGGGTCTTGATGTTGTTAAGCACTCAAACATGTGGCACCGCACTTTCGGTCACATTCAGAACTCGGGTCTGCCAGTGGTTGCTGCAATGCAGGGCGCTGTTATTGGTGGCGGTCTTGAGCTAGCGACTTGTGCGCACGTTCGCGTATCTGAAAAAGGCACTTACTACCGTCTACCAGAAGGTCGTCACGGTATCTTCGTTGGTGGTGGTGCATCACGTAACGTTGCACGCGTAATCGGCGCTGGCCGCATGACTGAGATGATGCTAACGGGTCGTGACGTAGACTCTGAAGAGGGTTACCGCCTAGGTCTTTCACACTACGTGGTAGAGAACGGTCAGGCTCTTGCTAAAGCGACTGAACTTGCTGAGCACATCGCGACAAACTCTCCATACTCTAACTGGGCCATGACTACAGGCCTTCGTCACATCGACAGCATGTCACACGACGATGGCATGTACACTGAGTCTCTTCTTTGTGGTATCACACAGACTCACCCAGATGTAGTTGCACGTCTTGAGAAGTTCCTAAACCGTAAAAAACAGCCACAGCAGTAAATAGCCGGAGCTAATTATGCAGATTCAGGACAAACTATTTCTAGTCACTGGCGCTGGCTCAGGCCTAGGCGAAGCAGTTGCACGTCGTCTAAGTGCGATGGGTGGCAAAGTATGTATTGCTGATATAAACGAAGCGGGCGGTAACCGAGTTGCAGCAGACCTTGGTGACTCAGCGATCTTTTGCAAAACTGACGTTTCAGATGAAGCCTCTGTGACAGCCTGTATTGAAGCCGCTACAGCTAAGTTTGGTGCACTAGCAGGTGTTGTTCACTGTGCAGGCGTTGGCGGTGCTAAACGTCTAGTTGGCCGTGATGGCCCTCACGATCTTGCAAGCTTCCAGCGCATTGTAAACATCAACCTAGTTGGCACATTCAATATTGCACGTCTTGCAGCAAACGTTATGCAGAATAACGAGCCAGGCGAGTCAGGCGAGCGCGGTGTAATTGTTAACACTGCATCTGTTGCTGCCTTTGATGGTCAGATTGGTCAGGCTGCATACTCGGCGTCTAAAGCGGGTGTTGCTGCAATGACGCTACCACTTGCACGCGAGCTTGCAAAACTTGGCATCCGTATTATGACGGTTGCACCAGGCCTATTCCGCACACCATTGATGGATGAGCTACCAGAAGAGGTGCAGGCTGCTCTTGGTGCATCTGTACCCTTCCCATCACGTCTTGGTAACCCAGATGAGTTTGCTATGCTTGCTCAGCAGATTATTGAGAACCAGATGCTAAATGGTGAAGTGATCCGTCTTGATGGCGCGATCCGCATGGCCGCTAAATAAGTAGAGAAGCAGAGGAAGTTAACGATGAGTGATTATCAAGCTCCCCTAAAAGAGATGCAGTTTCTTGTTCAGCACGCCGTTGAGAAGACTGGCCTGAACAGTAACGAAGCGCTAGTCGATTTTGATGCAGACACAGTGGCTGCCATCCTAGAAGCAGCTAGCGAACTTGCCGGCAAATCACTTTCGCCAATGAACGCTGTAGGCGATAACGAAGGTTGTCGTTTTGAGGACGGTAAAGTCTCAATGCCGACAGGCTGGAAAGCGGCGTTCGATCAATTCGCACAGGATGGTTGGATGGGCCTTGCCCTACCAATGGAGTTTGGTGGCCAAGAGCTTCCTAAGTTCATTGCGCAGCCAGTCAACGAGATGTGGCACAGCGCTAACCTATCATTTGTGATGTTCCATGCAGTGATTCAGGGCTGTAGCGAAATCCTAATGAAGTTCGGTACAGAAGAGCAGAAAGCGCGCTACATTGAGAAGTTCATCACCGGTGAATGGACAGCAGCGATGGCTCTAACTGAGCCAAGCGCAGGTACTGACCTAGGTGAGCTTAAAACCAAAGCGATTCCACAAGAGAATGGCCAGTACCTCATCAAAGGTCAGAAGATATTCATCACCTACGGTGAGCACGACATGACTCAGAACAAGGTTCACTTTGTTCTAGCGCGCACACCCGATGCTCCTGAGGGAAGCCGCGGCATCTCTCTATTCGCAGTTCCAACATACCGCATCAACGATGATGGCTCACTGGGCGAATTTAACGATGTGTTATGTACCGGCATCGAACACAAAACAGGTCTGCACGGCAGTCCAACCTGTTCAATGAGCTACGGTGACAACGACAACTGTTTCGGTGAACTGATAGGTACAGAGAACAAAGGCCTGATGGCAATGTTCATTCTAATGAACGAAGCGCGTCTATCGGTTGGCGTACAGGGTGTAGCCCTAAGCCAAATCGCGTACCAGCAAGCTGCAGAGTATGCACTTGAGCGCCCACAGGGTCGCCACTTCGCTACTGGCGAGCGTCGCGTACCAATCGCTCAGCACCCAGATGTTGCACGCATGCTGATGACTATGAAGTCTTTCGCAACAGGTCAGCGCTCACTCGGTTACCTGATTGCGGCACTTTTTGATAAGTCAGAGCACGCAACAGATGCAGCAGAGAAAGCCGCTGCTGAATCACGTATCGCATTACTCACGCCTATCTTCAAAGCGTTTGCGACTGAACAAGCCAACCTAATGACCGGTACCGGTATTCAGGTATTTGGTGGCATGGGCTTTGTAGAAGAGACAGGCGTTGCCCAGTATATGCGCGATGCTCGCATCACAACCATCTACGAAGGCACCACCGGTGTTCAGGGTAGCGATCTGCTATTCCGTAAGATCCGCGGTGACCAGGGTGCAGCGCTGAATGACCTACTCGCTGATATTAAAGCTGTAGCCGCTTCACTCGAAGCGAACAGTAAACTGGCAAAACTAGGTTCAGAACTAGCAGGCGCAGTAGCAGCTGTTGAAGCAGTAACACCTGCTCTCATTAAAGAGGATGCAGATCTACTCCAGCTAAATGCAGGTAGCGTGCCGATGCTAGATGCACTTGGTTACCTACTGACATCTTGGCAATTGGGTGAGCTTGCACTTAAAGCCGATGCAGCGCTGGATTCAGACCCAGAGTTTTTCACCAACATGATTGCTCTGGCTAAGTTCTACAGTGCCCATCAGTTACCGCAAGTGGCTGCTCGCATTGCGACCTTTAACTCAGCAGCTGACGGTATTGCTGAATACAAATTTGATGCCTAACGGAACGGAATCCTTAGGATCTTGGAGAAGAGTATGAGTACAGAATTTCATGCAGTAAATATCAACGACTTCGGCGTCACCATTGAGAAGACGGCCGAGGGCGTGCAATACGTTACTAGCGCTGAACCACTAAGCGACTACCCAGTCAAACTGACTGACAAACTTGTGCACTGGGCAAACGAGACACCGGACACTGTGCTTATCAGCCAGCGTGGTGAGAGTGGAGCGTGGGAATCACTAACCTTCGCTCAGACATTGGAGCGCGTGCGCTCAATTGCTAGCTGGATGCTGACACAGAACCTGAGCAACGATCGCCCAGTGGTTATCCTGTCAGGTAACTCAACAGAGCACCTACTGATTGCTTTGGCATCGATGTACATCGGCGTACCTTTCTCGCCAATCTCTACCGCTTATTCGTTGATCTCAAGCGACTACGGCAAACTGCGTCACGTCTTTGACACATTGACGCCGGGTCTAATCTTTACCGATAACCTAGGCCCATACCGTGATGCCATTGATGCCGTTAACGCTGACAAAGCACCAGTGCTTACCTGCTCAGCAGATCACGCGACAGATGGACTAACTTACACAGTAACAAACCTTAGCGTAGCGCTTAACTGTGCAGCATCGCCAGAGGCAGATGCCGCCCACGCAGCGCTTACAGGTGATGCTATTGCTAAGTTCCTTTGGACCTCTGGCTCTACTGGCATGCCGAAAGCGGTTATCAATACTCAGCAGATGATCTGTGCTAACCAAGAGATGGTGCGCTCGGTCTACGCATTCTTGAAAGATGAGAAACCTGTCATTCTTGATTGGCTTCCATGGAACCACACCTTTGGTGGTAACCAGAACATCGGCATGGCGATTTACAACGGCGGTACCTTCTACATTGACGAAGGTAAACCTGTGCCTAAGATGATTCACCACACCATGGAGAATCTAAAAGAGATATCACCAACCATCTACTTCAACGTACCTAAGGGTTACGAGTTGATGGCGAAAGAGCTTAAAGCGAACCCTGAGATCGCTAAATCACTCTTCAAAAACCTTAAGATGTTCTTCTTCGCAGGTGCAGGCCTAGCTCAGCACGTGTGGGATCAACTAGATGAGCTATCTGTTCAACACACAGGTAAGAAAGTACCTATGGTGACAGGTCTTGGCGCAACCGAGACTGCACCCTCTGTACTATTCGCTTCGGTTGAAGAGTCTGCATCAGGCGTTGTTGGCAGCCCTGCACCTGGTATCACGCTTAAGCTCATCCCTAACGGTGACAAGACTGAGATTCGCGTAAAAGCGGTGACGATTACTCCAGGATACTGGCGTAATGAAGAGCAGACTAAGAAAGCCTACGATGAAGAGGGCTTCTACTGTCTAGGTGATGCAGTTAAATGGATCGATGAGAATGAGCCAAACCGTGGCCTGCTATTTGATGGCCGCGTCTCTGAAGATTTCAAACTTGATACCGGTACATGGGTAAGTGTTGGCAGCCTACGCGCCTCTCTAATTCACCATTTCGCACCTTACGTACAGGATGCCGTCATTTGTGGCCGCGACCGTGGTTACATTGCAGCGATGATCTTCCCAGACTGGGCGCACCTGCAAGCTCTTGTACCTGGCGGTAAAGATATGGACAACGAAACCTTGGTTGCTCAGTCTCACGTCAAGGAAGTGATGGCAGAGCGCCTAGAGCAGATGGCTGCAACCAGCACCGGAAGTTCGACTCGCGTTAAACGCCTAACGATTCTAACTGAACTCCCATCGATTGATGGTAACGAGATCACTGATAAGGGCTCTATTAACCAGCGTGCTGTAATGTCTCGCCGCGCTGATATCATGGAATCACTCTACGTTGAGTCGCCAGCCGACCACGTGATTTCACTTTAAGAGGATAGATAATGATTAATCTAGACGAAATTATTGCCATCGACTTTCACACCCATGCTGAAGAGCCATGTTCGTGTGAGCGTGATGACGGTTACTTTGAGTTCCAAGAAGCATTCGCGAAATACTTCAAGAACCCAGCTGGCCACAACATGATGCCATCTCCTGATGAGACTGCTGCTTACTACCGTGAGCGCAAAATCGCATCGGTCATCTTTCCAGTAGACGCAGAGCGCAACACTGGCTTCAAGCGTTACGAAAACGAAGAGGTTGCGCGTATCTGTGCAGAGAACGACGACATCCTTATCCCATTCGCATCGATCGACCCTGCTAAAGGCCGCATGGGTGCACGCGAAGCGCGTCGCCTAGTGCGTGAGTTCGGTGTTAAGGGCTTTAAGTTCCACCCGACCATGCAGGGTTTCTACCCGAACGACCGTTCTGCGTACGTACTTTACGAAGCGATCGCTGAAGAGGGTGCTATCGCCCTATTCCACACGGGTCAGACGGGTGTAGGTGCAGGTGCGCCAGGCGGCATGAACATGCGTCTTAAGTACTCACAGCCAATCTACCTAGATGACGTAGCTGCTGACTTCCCAACCATGCCGATCGTTATGGCACACCCTGCATTCCCATGGCAGGAGGAGCAGCTTTCAGTGCTGACTCACAAACCAAACGTCTACATGGATCTTTCAGGTTGGTCTCCGAAGTACTTCTCACCTATCCTGCTTCAGTACATGAACAGCATCCTTAAGAAGAAGATGCTCTTTGGATCTGACTGGCCAGTGATCACACCAGATCGCTGGATTGAAGACTTCAACAAGCTCGATGTGAAAGAGGAAGTTAAACCTCTAATCATGAAAGAGAACGCTATCCGCATTCTTGGCTTGAACAAGTAAGCAGACCCAAACAAAAAACGGACCTCAAAGGTCCGTTTTTTTTTATTCTCAAATCAGCATTAAGCGACTTTCGCGTTGCGTGCCTGATCCGTAAGGTAATCCTCATAGGTGCCTTGGAAATCGACAACTCGATCAGATTTAATCTCCAGAACACGGGTCGCCAAAGAGGAGACAAACTCACGGTCGTGGCTCACGAAGATCAGCGTACCATCCCAACCTAACAGCGCTTTGTTTAGCGCTTCGATGGACTCCATATCCAAGTGGTTGGTCGGCTCATCCATGATAAGAACGTTAATCTCCATCATCATCAGCTTAGCAAACAGGAGACGGTTCTTCTCACCACCGGAGCAGACACGTACTTTTTTGTTCATGTCATCAGCTGTGAAAAGTATACGCCCCAAGAAACCACGCACAGCAAGGTCATCATGCTTAGGTGTGCGCCACTGTGACATCCACTCAAACAGAGTCATGTCATTATCAAACTCTGGCCCAGTATCCTGCGGACAGTAGCCAAAAACCGCATTTTCAGACCACTTAATAACGCCAGCCTGGGGTGCAATCTGATTTACCAAACAACGTAGGAAAGTACTCTTACCGGCACCGTTTTCACCGATTACCGCCATACGCGATCCCGCCTCAAGGATCATATCGATCTCATTGAATAAAGGCTCCTCTTCAAAGCCGTGGGTTAACCCCTCTAACACCAACGCCTGTCGATGTAACTTCTTAGACTGCTTGTAACGCAGGGATGGGTAGCGACGACTTGAAGCTTTCACCTCAGCCAGTTCAATCTTCTCCATACGTTTAGCTCGCGAGCTCGCCTGCTTAGCTTTAGAAGCGTTAGCACCAAAACGGTTAACGAAATCCTGTAGCTCTTCAATCTCAGCGCTCTTCTTCGCATTCTCGCTAAGCAACTGCTCCTGCACCAGAGTTGACGCCTTCACATAAGCGTCGTAGTTACCTGGGTAGATACGCAACTCACCATAGTCGATATCGGCCATGTGCGTACAAACAGAGTTTAGGAAGTGGCGGTCGTGAGAGATGATCACCATCGTACATTTACGTTGATTCAGTACATCAGCCAACCAGCTAATGGTATCGATATCCAAGTTGTTGGTTGGCTCATCGAGGAGCAACACATCAGGATCTGAAAATAGCGCCTGTGCAAGCAACACACGCACCTTAAGACCGGGCGCTACCTGCGACATCAAACCGAAGTGGTACTCCTCTGGAATACCCGCCTCGAGCAGAATCTCACCTGCACGACTCTCTGCTGTGTAACCATCAAGCTCGGCAAACTCAACCTCAAGATGCGCAACTTCCATCCCCTCCTCTTCACTCATCTCTGGAAGTGAGTAGATACGGTCACGCTCCTGTTTAACGCGCCAAAGCTCTTTATTACCCTGAATGACTGCATCCACAACCGTGAACTGCTCAAAAGCGAACTGGTCCTGACTCAGCGTACCCAGAGTACAACCCGGCGAGTAAGAGACGTTGCCAGAGCTTGGCGCCAAGGCACCGCTGAGGATTTTCATGAAGGTCGACTTTCCGCAACCATTAGCACCGATCAAACCAAAACGGTGACCATTACCAAATTTTGCAGAGATATTTTCAAACAGTGGCTCAGGGCCAAATTGCATGGTGATGTTAGCAGCAGTAATCAAAGTGGTGTTCCGACGCTAAGCGTCATTAAATCAACGGCACCAGATCGAAAAACCTGGCGAAAAGAGGCGCGAATTATAGGGGCGTGATGAACTTCAGTCTATAAATTACTGCTCTTCATCAGGCCATAGAGCAATCTGTGCTCTTCCGCCATGACGGAAGCCATAACAGCTATTGAGCATCAACTCTTTGCCCTTTCGAGCCATTTTATTTTCTCTGTCCTGCTGGATTTGGTAACCGCGAATCGTTTGAATAACCGCAGTCGCCATAGCAGGAAGGAGTTCTGTCAGGTGCGTACAACCGGTCTGCTTACCTATCACCTGCTTAGCCTCTTCGAGCCAACCAGAGCGAATACGCAGCCCTATAAGCTCTTTGTATTGGCGTTGGGCACCGTTGCAATCTGGGTATGGCGTTGCCAACATTTCTGCACGCGTATCAATAATCTCTAGCGACTCATTAACAACAAGTACGAAACGCATGTGGTGCAGAAAACCACCAACTGGCACCCTGCCACGCTCCATCAAGTCGATCTCGTAGGTTTTAGTATCTTGAAGCTCAGCTTCAACCTCCCAGAGCCCATCACTTCTGAGATAGCCCTGCAGGTCAATTAGGCGCCGATGCATCGGCTCACGGGTAATTTCAGTCACTCGATTGTCACTTAAGTTGTCGTCTGAAGGGAGAAGTTATAGGCGGTGAATATAACAGGACCTAAACGCTAAGCGCAAAACCGGATTTGCTAGCTTTTCTATTATTCACTCAGCGGCGCACTCACCTAAAGCGAGAATGTGCTACTTATATTTTTACCTACTAAAGTTGGCCAGCCATTTGCAAACTTCTTTGATGTTCATCGGTTTTGACATAACGACATCTGCGCCTGCAGCAAGCATCTGCTCCGTCTCTTCGCCGATGGTAGCTGCTGTAAGTCCAATAATGGGCAAACGGCAATCGCGTTTACGAAGCTCCGAGACAAACTCATAGCCGTTCATCTCCGGCATAAATATGTCAGAGAGAATCAAATCAAATTGCCCCGCTTGATATTTCACCAGTCCATCCAATCCCTGGTCTGCAACCTCGACTCTAGCACCCTGTTTAGTGAGTAGTTTCTCTGTGAGGAGCTGCAGTGTTTTGTTGTCTTCAACAAGAAGGATACTTTTACCCGCCAGCAAAGGGGTCTCTTCATCGATGACTTCATTTGCCGATTCATCAGCAAGATCAACTGTTAGGTCGATCTCAAAACAGGAACCTCCACCAGGGTTATCCAAGTAACGCAGCGTCCCACCCATATTTTCGATCAAATCTTTACAAATATAGAGCCCCAAGCCTGTGCCATCGGCATGGGTAGCACCCCTAGCGAAAGGTTTGAACAATGTTTCTAGGGTCTCTTGCGGAATGCCCGAACCATTATCCAACACTCGAATCAAGAGATGCTTTTTACGCTCTGGTAACAGCTCTGCGCGAGCCTGCAGAGTGATGTCAGAGGCCCCGGAGTGGATTAGTGCATTCTTTATGAGATTAGAGACAACCTGTCGAACTAAGGTGCTCTGAATACGCACAGGGTGAACTGTTAGGCCCTCAAAATCCTCATGCAGCCTTACCTTAGTTTGTTGAGCCATGGGTTCAAAGTTCTCTAACTGATGCGCTAGCAACTCATCCATTAAGACATCGTAGTAGATCCCTTTTACACTCTTTTCTGGCTGCGCCACTGCACGCAGCGTATCGATAACTGATATAAGCTGCTGCAAATTAGCTTGTATCAGCGCTTTGTTAAGCTCCTCTTGTTCATCTTGCGTATCCAAGATCATCTGCAAACTAGCAGCCGGGGTCCTTAATTCGTGCCCAATCACGGCATACATCTGCTTTTGACGATCAAGCAGTGATTGTAATTCCGCCCCTCTCTGCTCACCCTGCTCTTTAGCAGCGACCAACTCATCGACAATGATTCTATAAATAGAACGGTAAGATTTTCCATCACGCTGATACTCTTCCGTAAACCAACTTTAGCCCAGTGATCAGGCTCACCATTGACGTTCGCACGAAGAACTAACGACTGACCCGGTGTATTGAATAGATCTCTAATTTTCTGTGCAGAGCCTTCCCCATACACTGAATTGTAGAAGTCCCAAAAATTAGCGCCCTGATCGAAAAGAGTCTTATTCGGACTCTGGCCAGCAATTAATCTAAGCCTTTCACTCTCCACATCCAGCTCAGCAACAGCGAGATCCATGACAGAATAGGAGAGATCAAGAAGGCGCTCTTTTTCCAGCGATAGGTTGAGCGCGCTCTCAGCAACATCACGCTGCTCCTCTGTATGTCCAATGACATAACAAAAGGTACTGGTCACAACATAGACAACGGCCAAACTTCCAGAGGTGATAATAATAATGATTAATGTCGGTGCATCCGTTGCTAAAAATGCCACTCCACCTAATCCTAGTATCGGTAGCATCGCCAAATAGGGGGCTATTCGACGATTAAAATAGAGCGGCAAAACAGAGGCACCAAGTACACCAAAGGTTTGCGCAAATCCTAGATCCTGATTGCGGAAAAGAACACCAAGGGCAATCAACAAAATAACCATCGAAACAGCCGCTAAACGCAGATTCGGTCTTACTTTTTGAAACCACCCCATCGCTGCAAGAAACAGAATAAGTGCTGTGTAGTAAACCGCAGTAACTAGATTTAACTCCACGATGAGATTACGGTACATAGAAAGCACGTAAGCTGGCAGCAGAACCAAAGTAAGTGCTTTGGCAGCCTTCAAACCTGCCCAAGTTCTTAGCTCATGTTGATGGGAGATTTTTTCTAACATTTTAACTCTCAAACTGAGTGACTTTGTATTTAACCTGACTGCAACCTGTGTACGAGCGCATTCACGCGGTGTGACGCCGCAAAGAGATTACTACACAGTGAGTTAAGCAAGCTTCGTGCCAACATAAGGCTTTATTATCGCGGCTTCCCTCTTTGAGGGAATTCGCGCCTACACTTTAAAGCTCGCTACCAGCTTAGTGAGCTCTTTGATATTGACCGGTTTCGATAATACTGCATTGGCACCTGCAGCTAGCATTTTATCGGTCTCTTCACCGATG includes these proteins:
- a CDS encoding crotonase/enoyl-CoA hydratase family protein; amino-acid sequence: MSNYKYIKFDVNNGIGHLHLNRPEKKNAINDELCLEIEQVFITMPEDVRVVIFSGEGPEFCSGLDLAEHKARQGLDVVKHSNMWHRTFGHIQNSGLPVVAAMQGAVIGGGLELATCAHVRVSEKGTYYRLPEGRHGIFVGGGASRNVARVIGAGRMTEMMLTGRDVDSEEGYRLGLSHYVVENGQALAKATELAEHIATNSPYSNWAMTTGLRHIDSMSHDDGMYTESLLCGITQTHPDVVARLEKFLNRKKQPQQ
- a CDS encoding 3-hydroxyacyl-CoA dehydrogenase; amino-acid sequence: MQIQDKLFLVTGAGSGLGEAVARRLSAMGGKVCIADINEAGGNRVAADLGDSAIFCKTDVSDEASVTACIEAATAKFGALAGVVHCAGVGGAKRLVGRDGPHDLASFQRIVNINLVGTFNIARLAANVMQNNEPGESGERGVIVNTASVAAFDGQIGQAAYSASKAGVAAMTLPLARELAKLGIRIMTVAPGLFRTPLMDELPEEVQAALGASVPFPSRLGNPDEFAMLAQQIIENQMLNGEVIRLDGAIRMAAK
- a CDS encoding acyl-CoA dehydrogenase, with the translated sequence MSDYQAPLKEMQFLVQHAVEKTGLNSNEALVDFDADTVAAILEAASELAGKSLSPMNAVGDNEGCRFEDGKVSMPTGWKAAFDQFAQDGWMGLALPMEFGGQELPKFIAQPVNEMWHSANLSFVMFHAVIQGCSEILMKFGTEEQKARYIEKFITGEWTAAMALTEPSAGTDLGELKTKAIPQENGQYLIKGQKIFITYGEHDMTQNKVHFVLARTPDAPEGSRGISLFAVPTYRINDDGSLGEFNDVLCTGIEHKTGLHGSPTCSMSYGDNDNCFGELIGTENKGLMAMFILMNEARLSVGVQGVALSQIAYQQAAEYALERPQGRHFATGERRVPIAQHPDVARMLMTMKSFATGQRSLGYLIAALFDKSEHATDAAEKAAAESRIALLTPIFKAFATEQANLMTGTGIQVFGGMGFVEETGVAQYMRDARITTIYEGTTGVQGSDLLFRKIRGDQGAALNDLLADIKAVAASLEANSKLAKLGSELAGAVAAVEAVTPALIKEDADLLQLNAGSVPMLDALGYLLTSWQLGELALKADAALDSDPEFFTNMIALAKFYSAHQLPQVAARIATFNSAADGIAEYKFDA
- a CDS encoding feruloyl-CoA synthase, with the protein product MSTEFHAVNINDFGVTIEKTAEGVQYVTSAEPLSDYPVKLTDKLVHWANETPDTVLISQRGESGAWESLTFAQTLERVRSIASWMLTQNLSNDRPVVILSGNSTEHLLIALASMYIGVPFSPISTAYSLISSDYGKLRHVFDTLTPGLIFTDNLGPYRDAIDAVNADKAPVLTCSADHATDGLTYTVTNLSVALNCAASPEADAAHAALTGDAIAKFLWTSGSTGMPKAVINTQQMICANQEMVRSVYAFLKDEKPVILDWLPWNHTFGGNQNIGMAIYNGGTFYIDEGKPVPKMIHHTMENLKEISPTIYFNVPKGYELMAKELKANPEIAKSLFKNLKMFFFAGAGLAQHVWDQLDELSVQHTGKKVPMVTGLGATETAPSVLFASVEESASGVVGSPAPGITLKLIPNGDKTEIRVKAVTITPGYWRNEEQTKKAYDEEGFYCLGDAVKWIDENEPNRGLLFDGRVSEDFKLDTGTWVSVGSLRASLIHHFAPYVQDAVICGRDRGYIAAMIFPDWAHLQALVPGGKDMDNETLVAQSHVKEVMAERLEQMAATSTGSSTRVKRLTILTELPSIDGNEITDKGSINQRAVMSRRADIMESLYVESPADHVISL
- a CDS encoding amidohydrolase family protein, whose amino-acid sequence is MINLDEIIAIDFHTHAEEPCSCERDDGYFEFQEAFAKYFKNPAGHNMMPSPDETAAYYRERKIASVIFPVDAERNTGFKRYENEEVARICAENDDILIPFASIDPAKGRMGAREARRLVREFGVKGFKFHPTMQGFYPNDRSAYVLYEAIAEEGAIALFHTGQTGVGAGAPGGMNMRLKYSQPIYLDDVAADFPTMPIVMAHPAFPWQEEQLSVLTHKPNVYMDLSGWSPKYFSPILLQYMNSILKKKMLFGSDWPVITPDRWIEDFNKLDVKEEVKPLIMKENAIRILGLNK
- a CDS encoding ABC-F family ATPase; amino-acid sequence: MITAANITMQFGPEPLFENISAKFGNGHRFGLIGANGCGKSTFMKILSGALAPSSGNVSYSPGCTLGTLSQDQFAFEQFTVVDAVIQGNKELWRVKQERDRIYSLPEMSEEEGMEVAHLEVEFAELDGYTAESRAGEILLEAGIPEEYHFGLMSQVAPGLKVRVLLAQALFSDPDVLLLDEPTNNLDIDTISWLADVLNQRKCTMVIISHDRHFLNSVCTHMADIDYGELRIYPGNYDAYVKASTLVQEQLLSENAKKSAEIEELQDFVNRFGANASKAKQASSRAKRMEKIELAEVKASSRRYPSLRYKQSKKLHRQALVLEGLTHGFEEEPLFNEIDMILEAGSRMAVIGENGAGKSTFLRCLVNQIAPQAGVIKWSENAVFGYCPQDTGPEFDNDMTLFEWMSQWRTPKHDDLAVRGFLGRILFTADDMNKKVRVCSGGEKNRLLFAKLMMMEINVLIMDEPTNHLDMESIEALNKALLGWDGTLIFVSHDREFVSSLATRVLEIKSDRVVDFQGTYEDYLTDQARNAKVA
- a CDS encoding DUF2889 domain-containing protein is translated as MTEITREPMHRRLIDLQGYLRSDGLWEVEAELQDTKTYEIDLMERGRVPVGGFLHHMRFVLVVNESLEIIDTRAEMLATPYPDCNGAQRQYKELIGLRIRSGWLEEAKQVIGKQTGCTHLTELLPAMATAVIQTIRGYQIQQDRENKMARKGKELMLNSCYGFRHGGRAQIALWPDEEQ
- a CDS encoding ATP-binding protein; amino-acid sequence: MDTQDEQEELNKALIQANLQQLISVIDTLRAVAQPEKSVKGIYYDVLMDELLAHQLENFEPMAQQTKVRLHEDFEGLTVHPVRIQSTLVRQVVSNLIKNALIHSGASDITLQARAELLPERKKHLLIRVLDNGSGIPQETLETLFKPFARGATHADGTGLGLYICKDLIENMGGTLRYLDNPGGGSCFEIDLTVDLADESANEVIDEETPLLAGKSILLVEDNKTLQLLTEKLLTKQGARVEVADQGLDGLVKYQAGQFDLILSDIFMPEMNGYEFVSELRKRDCRLPIIGLTAATIGEETEQMLAAGADVVMSKPMNIKEVCKWLANFSR